In the Drosophila teissieri strain GT53w chromosome 3R, Prin_Dtei_1.1, whole genome shotgun sequence genome, GGTTCTTTCCGGCGACAATGACAGCGAAGCTGAAGAGGAACAAGGTCCGCCGCCAGTCAAGAAGTTCCGCAATGAAGAGCGACGGACGAATACATATCGTGAGAAACCCGAAAGACAGCCAGAGTTCAAAGCGAGAAAGCCAACCGATGACCGTCACCCCTCGTGGCTGGCCAAGCAACAGCAGAAGCCGATCATAGGTGATTTTCGAGGCAAGAAGATTACATTCGGCGACGATGGCCAGGCGGCAGAAATTATTGCTCCAAGTATCAATCAttcgactgcgactgcggctcCTTTGCCCACCGACGGCATGCATCCTTCTTGGGTGGCCAAACAGAAGTTTAAACCTAAAATTGCTGCGTTTCAGGGCACCAAAATTAAGTTTGACGAAGATTAAACATGTCGATggtattttgttgttttaataactaaataacTGCCGCTTGGTAGCTCATACGCCAACTTTGGGCACATAGTGACCACGAATCTTGTCCTCGTTGCACAGCTTGTCCACGTTGACATCGGGGAACTGGCGACGCAGCACATTCAGGTCGAAATTGGGGTTGCGACGCAGGATCATCATAACTTCGTTACGGGAGCGGCTGCAAGATAACAAGATTTTAATTGAGATTCTCTATTTAGCCAAAGACAACATACTTCTTCGCCTTGCGCTTGGCATTGTAGAGTTTCTCCCTGTACTTTAGGAGGAATCTGTTCACAGCTCTGCCGCCGAAGCCAATGTTGCGGGATTTGATCCATTTAAGGTTCATGAAGGGCGGCAAGGCGTGCTCGCAAGACTTGTATGAGACCTGCAGGCCGAATGCGTTCTTCACCGCCTTCTGGGGCCGTTCACCCGTTTCACCTGTTTCCAGCAGGTGATACGCCTTGTTGCGCTCCCTCACTACTGTCTCGAGGTTTTCCATGGAGATTTTCACCTGAAATTCTTTAGTTGTAGAAAAAGATCTTAACCATCAAGTATTGCCAACCTTGTCGATACGCTCCGGACTGGGAAAGACTTCCATTTTGTCGTTGCACTCGTGCTCCATGGTCAGCAGCATGTTGCGCTCCTTGAGGAGCACGAACCACAGCTGGTGCAGCTCCTTGTTGGACTTGATGCGCAGCTCCTCCGTCCGCCAGGCGCGGCCCACCTTCACCTCGTTCTCGCTCCAGTTCTTCTTGTCGTCGAAGAACTCCATCAGATCCCGGCGAACTGGGGAAGTGTGCATCTGCATCGGCATTTGAACATGCGGCGTTTGCAGGGCGGCCGCactacatattacataaaaacaAAGGTGCGTTTTTATCAGTTATTGTGTGTGAAAGTCGGGTTTGTGAAGGAGAACGCACCTGCAGGCCTGCCATGGCTGCTTTGGAGCTGCCAGAAAGCTCTTGACTATCGCATTTCCCACAGTTTTTGCCAAATTAAAGCATTTTCTTAACGTCGAAGACATTTTTCCGACCGAACACAACAGctggagcaacaacaatcgatTATTTGTAGTATCGGTTTATTGGATCGCGGGCGTACTAGTCTGTTAGCCGGGTTCTACTCCAATCCAGGGCTGCCATGCATTTCAACTGCCATTAATCGATAAGTATTACTACAGCATCGACTTGTTGGCCAGCTCTAGTTGCGCTTCGCTCAGTGCTAAtgaaaaatcgaatttttcgCTTCAAATCGAGTGAAGTTAACACGGGCAAAAGTATTACAGAAGTTAAACTCAAGCGGTTACACAACATGCAATAAGTAGATGTAAGTGAAGTGGCCACTCCCCGAAAAAAGAACGCGCTGCAATGTCAGCTTCTCTGTTCCATCCAATCCAATTTGTATGCCAAGGAACGCCAAGTTTGACATTTGGCTGTGTGCGTGCCTGTgcggctgtgtgcgtgtgtgctggTGTTTGTGAGTTTCAGtacacaaatttaaattgataaaacTCGACAAAGGCAGCGGTTCTGAATTGCAGCGAGTGCATTCCCTGCACTGCCAAGTGCCTATTAATTGTGCATTTATCACAGCGGATTCAAGCAATCTGCACCTCCAAACGggcaagcaaaaacaaattcattgAAGACTAACGCCAGGatgaccaaaaaaaaaaacaaatgtagaACGGTGTAGTAATAGGACAGTGTTGCCGAGCTGCTTCAAGTTGTTGGTACTATTGCTGTGCAGTGCAGTGTAGcgtacataaatatttatctcaCTGCCTTATCAGGCAGCATTGTTAATAACGAGAGTGTCTCTGTGGGCATATTAATTGTTTGTTGGATGCTCGCAGCCAGTGTTATATAAATTGCAGAACATCATTGAATTAAAAGGTCAGCGAGTGAATTGATTGATCAATTTGGCAAGGGGCGAGCGTTAGGAGGGCGCAGCGGAGTAACTTGTAGGGTTTTCTTCGCTTGGCCTTTCGTGCTTTTCTCATTTcccttttcccacttttcgtACAACTTTTCTGCTCGATGACGGTGaacgcccaaaaaaaatacaaacaagcCTGTTTGTTTGTAGTGTCGCCatgcgcgcgtgtgtgtgtgtgtgtgagcttcTGCTTTTTGTGACCAGGGGTTAATTTATAGGTGTCGCCTTAATTATCCGGGCTCTGCATATTCCTCCGGTGTTCGCTGTGCCTGACTTCTGCGGACACTTGTTGCCCCTGTTAACGGCGCTGTTAGTTCCAATCCGAATCCCCTGGACTCCTAGCCATATCGTGCGATAACCTCTCATTTGCCAGTCGGTTGATTATCATGTTCATAATGAAAGTAACAGCAAATAGCTGAATTTTCGGTTGTCCAAACTCATTTAGCGCTGTTTTAGAGGGGAGTTTATCAGTAGTCCAACAGTTTTTAGTTTGCGACGCCCATATTATGGtgataaatacatatgtatgtatgtatatgtatgtatatgtatgtgtatgattatttttatggAATGTATTTATCTTTTTACTTGTTGACAAATAGTGGCAAAAATGTctcaaaaaaaatgtataaatcaTTTCAGCAGCTATATTTACTTTCAATTTACAATGTGTTCGACCTTTTAGCGGTCgaagtttttcattttggttcCACCCAACCGAGATATACAACTGTAACTATGGCAACTCACTCTAATATAATTGGCACATCTTGTCGTATACGTGATATTTTGGGAGCAActcaattatatttaaagttcCGTAATTTATTGCTTTCTCGTGATCTACTAGGCAAACACATACACTGATAAAGAACCTTAGTTATCGTTTATTTACAAACACAACCAGAGCTGAATCcacgcaaacaaaaatggtcctcaagttaaagttaaataatCGATAATTTGCTTGCCAATGCGGGATTGCTTCTCCAAACTTATCATTACCATCAATTTAAATGCTGAAATCTTATCTACCTATGCAATAATAATTACCCAGTTCTTTAGTCTAATGTAAGCAAATTTAACGTAGTCTTAAGCGATTTCTGTGTGCCTGGTAATGTGGAGGCAGTGAGTAGTTGTGCTGTATTCTCTTGAAGCTCTGCTCTATTCATTAAGATGTGCGTGTGCATTGAAGAAGAAAGCCAACGAAAGTTGTTCGCCACATTACCGGCAATGTTGCAACATCGGGCGTGTTGTAATCGTGTGCAAGATGCGCGAAATCCAGCCAAACGCGAACAGAAGAACGTGACTCGAGACGCAATGTTATTGAATCACAATGCAGAAAGAGCATGGAGCACGGAGCAGCAGCCACCTCCTCATGGGAAGCATTACCAGGCTGCCAGTTGAAGAGTCTACAAAGAACCACCTCAAACAACGATCATTTTTTTCTCCCTCTTTTCTCGTTTCCGAAGACCGAGGAGCCGAAATGTCACAAAAAGAATTGGCGGCACTGGTCGCCACAAGAACGAGCCGCAAACGCACCGTATCCTCGGCCTCATCCTCAATTTCCTCTCGCTCCGAACCGAAATCCATCATAGAGATACACATATCCAATGACTCCTCGCCCACAAAGAGAGCTTGCCGCGAAGTGGAGAATCCAACCTTGAGAGCGGAACAGCCACTGCAGCAGGAAGAAGAGATCCCTGAGCAAGTGCCACCGCTGaccgaggaggagcagcagcggcacgATGAGTTCCGGACCAGTGGCTCCATATTCCTGCAGGATTTGCCCTGCTTTAAGCTGCAGCAGGcacagccagcagcaggatcCTCACCGATTCCCAAGTGTCGGGAGTGCCGAAGAAGGAATTTGGCTACGAAGGAGGGTGAATCCAGTGCAGCAAGCGATGTTTACTGCCGCTTCTATGAGTTCCGTCGTCTTCAGTTCAATGAGAACGGAGAGCTGGGCGTGGTTGGCTTTCCAAATCCCTACAGCGAGCCCTCACCGGAGGACATTGCCATTTGGCAGCCGGATAAAAACACAGCCCCGACCAGCGGGTACATGGACATACAGGTTTGCAGGTACATCCTGCTGCATGCCGGCGACCAGTTCTGCTATTTGTGGCGCCAGGAAGCAGAGGCTTTGAGGTTGCATCAGAATCCGGACGGAACCATTGCCTGGAAGAAGGCCGTAAAAGGCACCCGAGAGATTTGCGACGTGTGTGACACCACGCTGTTCAACTACCATTGGACTTGTCGCAAGTGTGGCTTTGGAGTGTGTCTGGACTGCTTCAAAGATCGCAAGGAGGGACTGCGTCTGCGCCGTGCGGAGAACGCTGCCCAAAAGGGATGCGATGAGTACCACTGGCTGCTCTGCAGCGATCCCAGTGGCCCACAGGAGCACGCCCTTACCGAGCTGATGCTAACACAGATCATAGCCGGCGATGCGCTCAACGTCTTGGGCAGGTTGCTGCACGAGGTGCGGACGTTGTGGCAGGTGCCTCAGGTCTGCGGCTGCCTTCTGAGCAAGCAAGCGGTGGAGGATGCACAACTAAACGAGTTGATCCAGGATATGATTAAGGAGTCGCAGCTTAAACAGCACACCAGCTACTCGTCGCTGGCCTCCGAGCAGAAGGTACACCAGCAACAGCGCCTCGATCAACTGCACGCCAAGAAGCTGGAGTTCGCCAGAGAGAGAGGTATAGATTATGTCCCAGGACGAGTGTGGACCAAGGAAACCTTGGGGAAGGACCCCATAACAACGGCGTTTGACAATTTCAAGCACATTAACTTCTTAAGGAAGGGATTGGCCGGTTTGAGACGGTTCCTTCCACCACGGGCCATGACTTTGGCTCACTCCACTCAGCTGGCTCCAGGAGTTCCGCACGAGTGGCTCTGCGATGGCAAACTGCTGAGACTCACTGATGCCATGCATCCGGATAATCGAGTTCTGTACCAGGAGGTTTGGAAATGCGGCCAGCCAGTGATGATTTCGGAGGTGGCACGCTCCCTGAACTTGGACCTATGGCATCCACAAGCCTTTTGCCGGGACTTTGGCGACAAGCCCAATGATCTTATTAATTGCCTGAATGGAAATCTGGTGCCCAATCAACCGATGCGACACTTTTGGGAGGGATTTCAGTGTATGGGCAAGCGTCTGCTAGATGCCAATGGCAAGCCCATGCTCTTGAAGCTTAAGGATTGGCCGCCGGGTGATGATTTTGCCGAAATACTGCCCACCAGGTTTGCTGATTTGATGAAGGGACTACCCATGCCGGAGTACACTCTTCGCACGGGAAACCTCAACATTGCCAGCTGCTTGCCCAAGATGTTTGTCCCACCAGATTTAGGGCCCAAAATGTACAACGCTTACGGCTCTGCACTGCACCCAGACAAGGGGACAACCAATCTCCACTTGGACATTTCGGATGCAGTGAACATAATGGTTTATGTGGGAATACCCCAGGATGGGGACACTAAACCTCACATGGCGGCCACGCAGAAAGCCATAGCTCTGGGCGGATGCGATTACATCACTAGAGCTCGTTGCCAGTCGCCAGATGTCTTACCCGGAGCCCTTTGGCACATATTTCCAGCTCGAGATGCGGACAAAATAAGAGATCTACTTAATCGAGTGACCCTGGAGAAGGGTTTCCGCCTGGAGCCGGATCACGATCCTATTCACGATCAGAATTGGTACTTGGACGACAAGCTGCGTGCCCGTTTATTCAAGGAGTACGGCGTGGAGGGACATCCGATTGTCCAGTGCTTGGGCGATGCTGTCTTTATCCCAGCTGGCGCCCCTCATCAAGTCCAGAATTTGCACAACTGCATCAAGGTGGCCGAGGATTTTGTCTCGCCGGAAAACATCACGCACTGCTATCATCTAACTCACGAGTTCAGAAGActctcgcactcgcacacaaatCACGAGGACAAGCTTCAGATCAAGAATATTATCTACCATGCCATCAAGGACTGTTGTACCATCCTGACCAGAGCATTGGACGAGCGAATTGATGCGGAAATGGCCAAGCTAAATGCAGATTAGAACTGTCTCACCTTctagttttttcaaaccatttaacatttattattttttataagatTTTAGACTgtcaaatattcaataaatacCTACTTAGAATCGAAAAAAAGGggtacatttatttatttgtcatCCAGTGCACGGATAACTAAAAAAGTTTTGAGCTACATGTCTTATTAAaactaatataaatatatatgaattaatattaattgatttcattgaaattTCTAGTATTTACATAGAACACACTAAGCCTAAGCAAGATACTCGCCAGCAACAAATGCCCATGCATGCTGAGGACGGAGCTGAATCTGATGATGAGGAGTCCAGCACAGGCAGACAGTAGCATCGTAAGGATCATACTACAAATCTGGGGCCCCTAGAGAAGTCAAGTCAATTACAACGCCAGAAGCCTTTTATGTTAACCGATAGTGGAAAGGGAAATTAAGTTTCTGCTCAACTAGCCTAGAGATCGAAATATTAAGAATACAACTAAAATGACGGTCGATTTCAACGATTATTTTTGGGTGAGTCAAATAACCTACATACCAAACCATCAGTTAAATATActtgcatttcatttgtagGGGGAGAAGAACAATGGCTACGATGTCTTGTACCACAACATGAAGTTCGGCCTGATTGCCAGCAAGGAGTTGTCCGAGTTTCTGCGCGAGAAGTCAAACATTGAGGAGCAGAACTCGAAGATGATGTCCAAGCTGGCGCACAAGGCTGGTACACTAAATAGCACATTTGCACCTGTTTGGACCATACTGCGAACATCGGCGGAGAAGCTTTCCACGCTCCACCTGCAGATGGTGCAAAAGCTGACCGAGCTGGTCAAGGATGTTGCCAAGTATGCCGACGAGCTGCACAAGAAGCACAAATCCGTCAAGGAGGAGGAATCGCAGACTCTTGAGTGTGTCCAAGCCATCCAGACGTCGACGGTGGCAGTGCAAAAGTTGCGCGATCTGTACGCCAGCAAGGtccaggagctggagaagTTGCGCAAGGACAACGGCTCGCACAAGGATGCCGAGAAGCTGGAGGGTAAGCTGAAAAAACTGCAGGAGGAGTACAAGGCCTTGTTGGATAAGCATAACCCCATTAAGAACGAATTTGAGCGACGCATGACCCAAACCTGCAAGGTAAGAAGAATTGCATTGAATgtattaagtttaaattaatttctataatattttgaattcaaGCGCTTTCAAGAGATTGAGGAGGTGCACCTTCGTCAAATGAAGGAGTTTCTGTCCACGTATCTGGAAATGCTGCAGAACAATCACGATATGGTGGGTCAGGTACATTCCGACTTCAAGAGGCAGTTTGTCGACATGTCTGTTGATAAACTGCTGGAACAGTTTGTGCTCAATAAATACACGGGTTTGGAGAAGCCAGGTAAGTCAGCAATCAATAACGCGTAGTAAATTTGGTAACACCTTACGAACgaataatgaatttttatgCTTCTTATTGCAGAAATGCCTGAACTAGAGTACGTGGCCTTGTCGAGTGGTTCTCGCCTCCAGCAGCCGCAGGTCTCGGCCAGCGCGTCGAACTCAAATTCGGCCACCAGCATTCAGGCTGCTCTGCGGACTGGAAATGCAGCAACGACTGCCTCGGGCAGTGCGGTGTCCATGGATCAGCGGGGCGATGCCTTGGCGGCAATCTCTGTTGGCAGCGGAAGTGCAGCCAGCGGAAGTATTCCCTTTGCTGAGGATCCGATACTGGGAGCTATGGGCTCTCCGCGTCCCACATCGCCGGACATGCTGGCGGGAGCAAATGCATCTGGGATACAACCGCAGCCGACTGGTGGAGCCACATCCACGGTGAAGAGTCTGCGATCCTGGTTTTTGCCCACTGCCAAGCAGCAGCCGTCTGCAGGCGCCGGAAATTTCGGTATGGGCGGAAGTGGTAGCACCAACAATACCACCACCACGACAACAGCaagcaacaatagcaacaacttGAACACCAacaacacaacagcaacaactacaacaacaactggcacGAATAATCTCACCACAAATATCACCAAAAACTCCCCTAATTCTGAGGATACTAGCAATCAAGGTTCTTTctctttgattttatttggtttatgtttttatttattatttttcgtttaCATCGTTGTATGGTTAAAGTTTATTCTATGTATGTACTTGTGGGGTCTATCAGTTGATCTTTCAATTTTATCTATTCTACTGTAACATACTTTCTTATATGTACTTAAGTTTATGTTCGTCTCTAAATTGTATCTATTCATACtgcttaaattttttaattggttaTAAGAAAATGTGGGATCTAATTCTTAGTACTGTTTTCATGAAATTCACATGATATTTTCCATATTATGTTTTATGGACTAAGTACTAAGCATTTGGAAATAGTCTTTTTCCATgataattgtaaataattgtatggattttatctatttttattttatatcttcGTTTACTAGTTTAATGCGATCTTTAATTGTACACTCAAACACCAGCCAATCAATCAGACAATTGTCCTGACTTTTTACATAAACTACTGCACatccacacgcacacacaaatgccATGAAGCCATTGAACTAATAGCACTTACAACTGCAATCTTTTCTCTATGCTTTTCTCCGTCTTATTTCCGTATACATGCTTCGCATACATACATCCATCGCATCCATCAACCACTGCTCATCCCAATCACCCAACATCCACCCATCCATGCACCGATCGACtaatcgaaatcaaaacttTAGATCAGACACAACAGCAACCGGCAGAGGCCTTAACTCCAACCGCAAGTGCCACTGCAATTGCAGCGGCGAGTGCGCCTGGGAAGAAGCAATTGAACGCAACGACAAGCGAGCAACAGCTATCGAAGTCATTAAATGAGCAAGAGCACCTACAACAGACTGCAGCAGCTacggcagcaacatctgcagcagcaacaaccgccACAACGACAACGTCCAGACGTGCAACGtcacttttaaatatattcacaTCAAACTCTCAGGGTAAATGAATCAAGAATGTCAATGAAAGTGATTGGCTCCCATTTCACCACCCCTCCAATTACTAAAAACACTTGTACAGCATTTCCACCCAAAAGAAAATTGCATGTACCTATccgaaatatgtatatttaaaggCTTTTCTGTGTGCTCAACTTATTGTTCTCTCATACCcgattaacatttaattgttattgaaGCACTTTAGGGCGGTGTTTGAGTTCTGAGGAAGACAATGCATTTAAGTTTCAACTATAAACTTCTATTACACAGAAGTTATTCCCATCACCAAAGTCTCTATACAGAAGTACATTGATGTGTCACCTTCTTTTCCTGTGTATTCTATTAGCCATTAGCTTGTTTATTCACTTAAGAATCTTATTAATTTTGCTTTCATTAATCTGATCCACCTTTCGCCGGTAGTCTCTGGCATTTTACGCAGTCGTCGCGACAagacaaaaactaaaaaggctaagaaaaagaaagacaaTGAGGCCGCCGAGAACATACAGGAAGAACGCCTCACCAGGTGGGTCTACAAAATGGCTACATACCTcaatttcgaaaatattaaCCGGAACCGATCTCATTTTATTGTCTAGTTTGGATCGAGGCAACAACACGCTGTTGGACTATGACGACCATGGGCGCAGCATGAAGACGCAGAATTCCAGCGGCAGTAGCGCAGGCGGTGGCCTGGCCGCCCTGTCGGTGACCTCAGCTCAAGGAAGCGTGGATTCCGCAGGTGCAAGTAGCATGGGCGGCAGCGGTGGTGCCGCCGTGGCCAGTGGGAGCCTTCCCAATGCGGGTGCGCTGACCAACTCGGCTTCGACCACGGCTGCGGGCGCCACAAGTGGCACCGGAACTGGCTATGAGGTGGATGAGGAGGGATTCAGCATACAGCCTGCTAAGGAAATAGCGTGGGAGGAGGGCCAGGATAAGTGTAAGCTCTTAACTGGAATGCTTGCCAAACGCACAACTAATGCCTAACTATTATAGCTGGCAGTTTCTATTCCGACTCGGATACGGACTCCGACAACGATAAGCAGGAACGCCGGATCCATGTGAGCATTAAGCCCTTGAAGAATGGCCAGGCGCCCATGTCGGCCAGCGTGGATGAGCTGCGTGCCACCGTGGAGAACATTTCGCTGTCCCCAACTGGAGTATTTTCAGTGAGTTCCTCTACCTAGAAAgttatataaatttgtttaaaaaatacaaatctATTTCCAACACAGCATCACAGCCAGCAGTTGCAAGCAGCCAGAGGAGCTCCGGCGTCGCGTCAACAGTCGCCTGAAATATCGAATGCCTCCACTCCCACGGCCAGTGTGCATCCCTATGCCCCGTTGCAGAGTCCCACGCTGTCCAACAATAATAACGCAAACACCACGACCAACAGTCGCTATGCCGATCTTGGCGATATCTTCTCAGAGTTGGGTGACATGAGTATGTCGGCGCCGTCATCGGCGACGCTGGGAAAACCGCCCGGAAGACAAATACCAACACCGACGTCAGCGTCAACAGGTGGAAGTATAGCCATACCACGACCGCCATCGCGACGCTCTGATATGATTGCCATTGGACCGGCGGCAACAGGGACAGCGCCAGGACGCGGCAGAATGTCGCCGGCTCCGGTGACGGCCATGAATCGAGCCGAGAGCATTGGCAGTCTGGAGTTCCGTACGGCCATCGGGGGAGTGGGCTCCTCGCGAGGACCCTCTCCACTCACAATCGGTATTTCGGACACCATACCGCTGGCAGTGGCATTCCACGAAATCATACACGCATATTTCCGGGGCAGCGATGAGTCGCGCTGCCAGGTGAAAGTGTCCGGTGATATGATGCTATCATTCCCAGCTGGCATTGCCGGCCTTTTAGCCAATAATCCAAATCCAGCCAAGCTGGGTTTTCGCATTAAGCACGTTCAGAATCTGGAGAACCTGGTGCCCAACGGAAAACTGGTCCAAATGTGAGTTTTGTGATCTTATTTATAGAAATCAAATAATCCTATTCGGATTATTTGCAGAGATCGCCAGCAGTCGAGTTCTGTTAGCACGATGCTGGAGTTCAATATGGGTGCTTTAACGGCTCTGCTCCGAAGGCAGGCGGAGAATAACCCGACAGCCTCCTACTTTAACGTGGACATACTCAAGTATCAGGTGCGCACCAAGCCGGGAGCCAGCTCGTGCCCTTTCCAACTTGTCAGCTACTGGAAGTGTGAGTCCAGCTACACGGCCCTCAAAGTGGACTACAAGTACAATAACCACGCCATGGCCAGTGCCTCGCCCCTTCTGAATGTCACGCTCTCGGTGCCCGTCAATGGATCTGTGCGCAATGTCCAGTCGAAGCCGCACTCTGCCTGGTAAGAAAGTTGCCATTTCTTCAAATATTATCTTATAACTGATCGCATTTATTGTTTCTAGGTTG is a window encoding:
- the LOC122620983 gene encoding 39S ribosomal protein L47, mitochondrial, which translates into the protein MSSTLRKCFNLAKTVGNAIVKSFLAAPKQPWQACSAAALQTPHVQMPMQMHTSPVRRDLMEFFDDKKNWSENEVKVGRAWRTEELRIKSNKELHQLWFVLLKERNMLLTMEHECNDKMEVFPSPERIDKVKISMENLETVVRERNKAYHLLETGETGERPQKAVKNAFGLQVSYKSCEHALPPFMNLKWIKSRNIGFGGRAVNRFLLKYREKLYNAKRKAKNRSRNEVMMILRRNPNFDLNVLRRQFPDVNVDKLCNEDKIRGHYVPKVGV
- the LOC122620978 gene encoding lysine-specific demethylase 3B, producing the protein MSQKELAALVATRTSRKRTVSSASSSISSRSEPKSIIEIHISNDSSPTKRACREVENPTLRAEQPLQQEEEIPEQVPPLTEEEQQRHDEFRTSGSIFLQDLPCFKLQQAQPAAGSSPIPKCRECRRRNLATKEGESSAASDVYCRFYEFRRLQFNENGELGVVGFPNPYSEPSPEDIAIWQPDKNTAPTSGYMDIQVCRYILLHAGDQFCYLWRQEAEALRLHQNPDGTIAWKKAVKGTREICDVCDTTLFNYHWTCRKCGFGVCLDCFKDRKEGLRLRRAENAAQKGCDEYHWLLCSDPSGPQEHALTELMLTQIIAGDALNVLGRLLHEVRTLWQVPQVCGCLLSKQAVEDAQLNELIQDMIKESQLKQHTSYSSLASEQKVHQQQRLDQLHAKKLEFARERGIDYVPGRVWTKETLGKDPITTAFDNFKHINFLRKGLAGLRRFLPPRAMTLAHSTQLAPGVPHEWLCDGKLLRLTDAMHPDNRVLYQEVWKCGQPVMISEVARSLNLDLWHPQAFCRDFGDKPNDLINCLNGNLVPNQPMRHFWEGFQCMGKRLLDANGKPMLLKLKDWPPGDDFAEILPTRFADLMKGLPMPEYTLRTGNLNIASCLPKMFVPPDLGPKMYNAYGSALHPDKGTTNLHLDISDAVNIMVYVGIPQDGDTKPHMAATQKAIALGGCDYITRARCQSPDVLPGALWHIFPARDADKIRDLLNRVTLEKGFRLEPDHDPIHDQNWYLDDKLRARLFKEYGVEGHPIVQCLGDAVFIPAGAPHQVQNLHNCIKVAEDFVSPENITHCYHLTHEFRRLSHSHTNHEDKLQIKNIIYHAIKDCCTILTRALDERIDAEMAKLNAD